A window of Oryza glaberrima chromosome 2, OglaRS2, whole genome shotgun sequence genomic DNA:
ATCAAGGGAGAGTAAGAGAGCGAAGGGTGTCATCTGCATCCCGTGACAATAGATCAGAAATCAGTCAGGTGAAAAATTGATAGGAAAGCAGTGGCCATCAAATATTAATGTAGTTGTGGCTGGATTACAAGACGATCAGCTCGAACACAACCAACCAAACTGAACTGAATGATGCTCCGGTTACACCAACCAGTATGATAAGACAAGAGAAAATTCTCTCAATTCCTACGAAAATTGAACCAAACAAATCTTACTCTCAGTACATTTCTCCTGCATTTATTTACAGTACCATCAAGTTGTACTGTTTTTTGTATAAAACTTATATTTAATTTACAAAAGGGAGTGAAAGAAAAGGGTATCCATATGCTATGCTTGCATTTCGGTTTCGAAGAAAATATTCATACGTTAGAAGTCAAAAAAATACGGAGAAATCTTCATCTCTCCCTCTGTCACTGCCGGCCTCCGGCGCGGCCATCTCTACGGCCgccgtctcgccggcggcggcggcggtcgacgcGGCGAACGCCTCGTGCAGCACCTTCTCCACGTCgagcgcctcggcggcggcgcccgcgtcgtcgtcgtcgggcgtCGGGATGAACGGCGGCCGCGCCACGTGGAGGACGCGGTCCCAGTCCACGCCGCGGAAGAAGGCGTGCCGCTTCACGCCGTGCGCGCCGAGCCGCCTGCCCGGGTCCTTCTCCAGGAGGAGGCCGATGAGGTCGCGCAGCGGCGTCGGCTCGCCGGGCATGTCCGGCcgcgcggcgaggacgcggtGGAACGTCTCCCGCCGGCTCCGCCCCCGGAACGGCGTGCGCCCGTACAGCATCTCGTAGAGCACCACGCCGAGGCCCCACCAGTCGACGGCGTGGTCGTGCCCGCTCCCGGCCACGATCTCCGGCGCCACGTAGTCCTCCGTCCCCACGAAAGAGTtcgacttcgccgccgccgacgagcagcgcgtggacgacgaggaggacgaggccgtCCTGGACGTGGACGGCGGGGaccgggacgacgacgacgacgacggcgacggccgtgacgccgcggcgcggggcgAGGAGAAGCACCCGaagacggccgcggcggccttcGTGCtgtcgcgccgcccgccgcgggagCGCGCGGTTTGTGGCGGCGGAGACGTgtcgggcggcggaggaggtggcggcggcgggagcgtgGTGGAGAGGTCGAAGTCGACGAGCATGATGTGGCCGGAGTCCTGGATGAGGACGTTCTCCGGCTTGAGGTCGCGGTACACGACGCCGAGGCCGTGGAGGTGCTCGAGCGCGAGCACCAGCTCCGCGGCGTAGAACCGTATCGCGGCGACGGAGAACACCCTCCCGGCCTGGCGGCGCCGCAGCGCGTtcaggtcgccgccggcgcaccgGTCGATGGCGAACCCGACGACGCTGTCCGTGGCCACGACGCCGCGGAGGGAGGGGAGCAGCGGGTGGCGGAGCGCGAGCAGCACGTCCCGCTCGAACCAGATCCTCCGGTGCCCGTCGCCGCCCGGaccgccggcgacctccgcgCACTTgtgcctcgccgcggcgcgggaGATGGCCTTGAGCGCCATGGGATcctcgtccgccgtcgccgacaccgccgcggcggcgccgccggcgggcacGACGTGGAAGACGACGCCCCTGGCGCCGCGGCCGAGCACGGAGAGGGCCTTGAGGTCGGCGAGGCTcagctgcggcggcagcggcagcggcggcagcgaaggcGGCATGCTCACCATGGGCGCGCGATCGCGAGAAGCGCGCGGGGAGAAGAAGCGACGCGaactatattaattatatttggaGGGTTTGGGGTTTAGGAGGTGTGAGCTAATTCGTCTGGGTTGGCTTCGTTTATAGCCTCAAGCTAATCACCGTAATTAACTTCAAATGGAAGCTTATGAAGAGGCAAAGCTACAATAATCCGTGTATTAATGCCTGAgcaatagaagaaaaaaaatcaagttagCAACAGCAACATGCAACATAACTGTAGCTTCCGTCTAGAAAATTCCTGAACTAATTCACGTGTGGTGTGAAAAGCAGGTTAATCAGATTTGATCATGTACAGTGAGCTGTCATCAACACCGAACAGGAAAGCCAACACAAAATAGACTGGAGTAGTAGTAAACCGACGAAATAACTTCAGAAAAGTTCACCTAATTCTCGtgaaaaaggggggaaaaatACAGAGCTCTAGGCTCGCCATTGTAGTGGCATATCAATCTGAATCC
This region includes:
- the LOC127763935 gene encoding serine/threonine-protein kinase OXI1-like — its product is MVSMPPSLPPLPLPPQLSLADLKALSVLGRGARGVVFHVVPAGGAAAAVSATADEDPMALKAISRAAARHKCAEVAGGPGGDGHRRIWFERDVLLALRHPLLPSLRGVVATDSVVGFAIDRCAGGDLNALRRRQAGRVFSVAAIRFYAAELVLALEHLHGLGVVYRDLKPENVLIQDSGHIMLVDFDLSTTLPPPPPPPPPDTSPPPQTARSRGGRRDSTKAAAAVFGCFSSPRAAASRPSPSSSSSSRSPPSTSRTASSSSSSTRCSSAAAKSNSFVGTEDYVAPEIVAGSGHDHAVDWWGLGVVLYEMLYGRTPFRGRSRRETFHRVLAARPDMPGEPTPLRDLIGLLLEKDPGRRLGAHGVKRHAFFRGVDWDRVLHVARPPFIPTPDDDDAGAAAEALDVEKVLHEAFAASTAAAAGETAAVEMAAPEAGSDRGRDEDFSVFF